The Sphingobium sp. BYY-5 genome contains a region encoding:
- a CDS encoding DUF4403 family protein — MAGADRVMRSAIAGAMGAALLLALPGCHRKVEDKPPPRADDPVLAQQKSSILTAPIEGDAAIIRRAIETAVPRTLWSIDQPAARCIPPQRIKLFGKRIKVTPPIKCTITGIVTRGPIRLRGEGQDIVADMPIRAQITARDVGGRLKGETATGAAMAHARIRLDLTPGWALTGKIGLHYDWTTPPGIDFLGQRIGFADQADEKLQPIVRQLERDLPRELARVQLRPKVEQLWRQGFATLGLNARDPAVWMRVTPQKLLYGGYALRGDRLRLDLGLEAITESFVGPRPTDPQPIPLPPPSRTRANGRFTMAIPVTADYAQLEPVILRALTKRAAQPFTLPAIGPVTARFDTVEAYGTTDGRIAVGITLAVHPASGRIGDTHGRIWLVARPVNNPNSAEVRFTDLTVTGATDRVAGDMLVALGSSPGFSQLIATSLTQNFTRDLDNLQGKIRRAIAEKRLGDLLINSRIDRMETGQIHAYGAGLHLPVEAQGTARIRYQPARR; from the coding sequence ATGGCCGGAGCCGACCGTGTCATGCGGTCGGCGATTGCCGGTGCAATGGGTGCCGCGCTGCTCCTCGCCCTGCCCGGCTGTCATCGCAAGGTAGAGGACAAGCCGCCGCCCCGTGCGGACGATCCCGTCCTGGCGCAGCAGAAATCCTCCATCCTGACCGCACCGATCGAAGGGGATGCGGCGATCATCCGCCGCGCCATCGAAACGGCCGTGCCCCGCACCCTCTGGTCGATTGACCAGCCCGCCGCCCGCTGCATCCCGCCCCAGCGCATCAAGCTCTTCGGCAAACGGATCAAGGTCACGCCGCCGATAAAATGCACCATCACCGGCATCGTCACGCGCGGTCCCATCCGCTTGCGTGGCGAAGGGCAGGATATCGTCGCCGACATGCCGATCCGTGCGCAGATCACCGCGCGCGATGTCGGCGGCCGGTTGAAGGGCGAAACCGCGACCGGCGCAGCCATGGCCCATGCCCGTATTCGTCTCGACCTGACGCCCGGCTGGGCGCTGACCGGCAAGATCGGGCTCCACTATGACTGGACGACGCCGCCCGGCATCGATTTCCTTGGCCAGCGCATTGGCTTCGCAGACCAGGCGGACGAAAAGCTGCAACCCATCGTCCGCCAGTTGGAACGGGATTTGCCGCGCGAACTGGCGCGGGTCCAACTGCGGCCCAAGGTCGAGCAGCTTTGGCGTCAGGGCTTCGCCACGCTGGGACTCAACGCCCGCGACCCCGCCGTGTGGATGCGCGTGACGCCGCAAAAACTGCTTTATGGTGGCTATGCCCTGCGCGGCGACCGGCTGCGGCTCGACCTGGGGCTGGAAGCGATCACAGAGAGCTTCGTCGGGCCGCGCCCCACCGATCCGCAGCCAATTCCCCTCCCACCGCCTTCCCGCACCCGCGCCAATGGCCGTTTCACCATGGCGATCCCCGTCACCGCCGACTATGCGCAACTCGAACCGGTGATCCTGCGTGCGCTCACCAAACGCGCGGCCCAGCCCTTCACCCTGCCCGCCATCGGCCCCGTGACCGCGCGGTTCGACACGGTGGAGGCCTACGGCACGACCGACGGCCGGATCGCCGTCGGCATCACCCTGGCCGTCCATCCGGCGTCCGGCAGGATCGGCGACACTCATGGCCGCATCTGGCTGGTCGCCCGCCCGGTCAACAACCCCAATTCCGCCGAAGTCCGCTTCACCGACCTGACGGTCACGGGCGCCACCGACAGGGTGGCCGGCGACATGCTGGTCGCACTTGGCAGCAGCCCCGGCTTCTCCCAGCTTATTGCTACGTCGCTGACCCAGAATTTCACACGCGATCTGGACAATCTCCAGGGCAAGATCCGGCGCGCCATCGCCGAAAAACGGCTGGGCGACCTCCTGATAAACAGCCGGATCGACCGGATGGAAACCGGCCAGATCCATGCCTATGGCGCAGGGCTGCACCTGCCGGTCGAAGCGCAAGGCACGGCCCGGATTCGCTACCAGCCAGCCCGGCGCTAA
- a CDS encoding SRPBCC family protein has product MTDSIIKTIEIAAPIARVWDALIDHEKFGAWFQVAIDQPFVVGQTTTGRMTYPGYEHFPWESRTIAIEPMTRFAFEWPATGGDEDAITTGVPEWTLVEFVLEPVAGGTRLTVTESGFDAVPEPRRSNVLRSNDGGWAEQVQNIKRYVEG; this is encoded by the coding sequence ATGACCGACAGCATCATCAAGACCATTGAGATCGCCGCTCCCATCGCCAGAGTGTGGGACGCGCTCATCGATCATGAGAAGTTCGGCGCCTGGTTCCAGGTGGCGATCGACCAGCCCTTTGTCGTCGGTCAGACGACGACCGGCCGCATGACCTATCCGGGTTATGAACATTTTCCCTGGGAATCCCGCACCATCGCGATCGAACCGATGACGCGCTTCGCGTTCGAATGGCCGGCGACAGGTGGGGACGAGGACGCGATCACGACCGGCGTGCCGGAATGGACCCTGGTGGAATTCGTGCTGGAGCCGGTTGCGGGCGGGACCAGACTGACCGTCACCGAAAGCGGCTTCGATGCGGTGCCCGAACCGCGGCGGTCCAATGTGCTGCGCTCCAACGACGGCGGCTGGGCCGAGCAGGTGCAGAATATCAAACGCTATGTCGAAGGCTGA
- a CDS encoding metalloregulator ArsR/SmtB family transcription factor, which produces MSKAEPAPPSAARLFSALGDSTRLGLIARLSDGGERSIVQLGEGLPMSRQAIAKHLDVLHGAGVVHRRKSGREIHYALRRDAIEAARLWLDEVSAQWDSTLARLKALVEED; this is translated from the coding sequence ATGTCGAAGGCTGAACCGGCGCCGCCGTCCGCCGCCCGGCTCTTTTCAGCATTGGGGGATTCGACGCGGTTGGGACTGATCGCCCGACTGTCCGATGGCGGCGAACGATCCATCGTGCAGTTGGGCGAAGGGCTGCCCATGAGCCGGCAGGCGATCGCCAAGCATCTGGACGTGCTGCATGGCGCGGGGGTGGTCCATCGCCGCAAGAGCGGGCGGGAGATCCATTATGCCCTGCGGCGCGATGCGATAGAGGCTGCGCGGCTCTGGCTGGACGAGGTGAGCGCCCAATGGGACAGCACGCTCGCCCGGCTCAAGGCACTGGTGGAGGAGGACTGA
- a CDS encoding DUF3035 domain-containing protein gives MKRNLILATALVATLSACGGGGGSLLNRGRPDEFAVSRQAPLVIPPDFALVPPAPGTPAAAAVDSRSEAMQAMFGGPSARSASESTTLSAAGGANAAAGIRSSVGDPETEVVDKGATTRDIIAAPEGDGQDARAAVPQQ, from the coding sequence GTGAAGCGTAACCTGATCCTTGCCACTGCCCTTGTTGCAACCCTGTCGGCGTGCGGCGGTGGTGGCGGCAGCCTGCTCAATCGCGGCCGTCCCGACGAATTCGCCGTCTCGCGCCAGGCGCCGCTGGTAATCCCGCCCGACTTCGCGCTGGTCCCGCCCGCTCCCGGCACGCCGGCCGCCGCTGCGGTCGATTCGCGCAGCGAAGCGATGCAGGCCATGTTCGGCGGTCCTTCGGCGCGTAGCGCCAGCGAAAGCACGACGCTGAGTGCCGCAGGCGGCGCCAACGCCGCTGCGGGCATTCGATCCTCCGTCGGCGATCCGGAAACCGAAGTGGTCGACAAGGGCGCTACCACCCGCGACATCATCGCTGCGCCCGAAGGCGATGGCCAGGACGCACGCGCGGCGGTGCCGCAGCAGTAA
- the lspA gene encoding signal peptidase II, translated as MPTPTINHRPLGLTVAIVTLALDQLVKYTVTYPLALKSRADVGIDILPIFRLRWLENRGVSMGFFHADTNMMRWALVGMTMLIAAFVGVWMWRERARQDVAALGLVLGGAIGNIVDRVRLGYVVDYADLHFGEWRPFLIFNLADAAITIGVLILLARALLLRDKGAKTETLK; from the coding sequence ATGCCGACCCCGACCATCAACCACCGCCCGCTGGGCTTGACCGTTGCGATCGTGACGCTCGCGCTCGACCAGTTGGTCAAATATACCGTCACCTATCCGTTGGCGCTTAAGAGCCGCGCGGATGTGGGGATCGACATATTGCCGATCTTCCGCCTGCGCTGGCTGGAAAATCGCGGCGTTTCCATGGGCTTCTTCCATGCCGACACCAATATGATGCGCTGGGCGCTGGTCGGCATGACCATGCTCATCGCCGCTTTCGTGGGGGTGTGGATGTGGCGCGAACGGGCGCGGCAGGATGTCGCGGCGCTCGGCCTGGTGCTGGGCGGCGCGATCGGCAATATCGTGGACCGGGTGCGGCTGGGCTATGTGGTCGATTATGCCGATCTCCATTTCGGCGAATGGCGGCCCTTCCTGATTTTCAACCTGGCTGACGCGGCGATCACGATCGGCGTGCTGATCCTGCTTGCGCGGGCGTTGCTGCTGCGCGACAAGGGCGCAAAGACGGAGACTTTGAAGTGA
- the ileS gene encoding isoleucine--tRNA ligase has protein sequence MTDAPRQETEDYKSTVFLPVTDFPMKAGLAQKEPAIAAKWAAMDLYGKLREKRAGRERFILHDGPPYANGDIHMGHAMNKVLKDIIVRSQSLLGKDAPYVPGWDCHGLPIEWKIEEEYRKKKLNKDEVPASEFRAQCRAYADKWVDVQKEQFKRLGVMGDWADPYLTMKFDAEATIVGELLKFAESGQLYRGAKPVMWSPVEKTALAEAEVEYEDVTSTQIDVAFEIVEAPNAPKLVGAHAVIWTTTPWTIPVNQALAYGPEVEYVVVESDGRKLLLAEALVASVLSRHSREGGNPSPNLAPAAASEVDPRLRGDDDVVWRGKGSDLAGAVARHPMHALGGFFAKPRPFLAGDFVTTDAGTGLVHMAPDHGEDDFALCKANGINPVFAVEGDGKYRADWAWLGGQGSVINPKFVSKDGPICTDLRAAGGLLAASDDFRHSYPHSWRSKAKIIFRCTPQWFIPMDKPQEGAVVDVDGGVMPTPIVTGNGPTLREVAIDAIEHTRWVPERSTNRIRAMVEGRPDWVISRQRAWGVPIALYVHRKSGDYLVDPAVNTRIIEAFKGAGADAWFGADHQALLGPDYDLNDYEVVNDILDVWFDSGSTHSFVVEGRYGEGTRADLYIEGSDQHRGWFQSSLLESCGTRGQAPFKAVLTHGFALDGTGKKMSKSLGNVVDPLKIMGESGADILRVWVASTDYFDDVRIGKEVLAGSSDAYRKLRNTFRYMLGALSDYDEETEAVSYVEMPELERYMLHRLATLDAELRSVVDKAAKSDNWLEFSRYTRAIFDFANSDLSAFFFDIRKDCLYCDAKSDPKRRAYRTLLDTLFHALVRYVAPIIPFTAEEIWQSRFPSNEDSVHFLEWPEVDHHWINKHLDDKWAELRDQREQVNEAIEPLRREKVIRSSLEADVTMGEMLPSDGVNFAEIAIVARIEMGVGDGIVVKPSEWHKCGRCWRLLPEVTEDGTLCNRCDEVLKA, from the coding sequence ATGACCGACGCACCTCGCCAAGAAACTGAAGACTATAAGTCCACCGTCTTCCTGCCCGTCACCGACTTCCCCATGAAGGCCGGCCTCGCGCAGAAGGAACCGGCCATCGCGGCGAAGTGGGCGGCGATGGACCTGTACGGCAAGCTGCGCGAAAAGCGCGCCGGGCGTGAACGCTTCATCCTGCATGACGGCCCGCCCTACGCCAATGGCGATATCCATATGGGCCATGCGATGAACAAGGTGCTCAAGGACATCATCGTCCGCAGCCAGTCCTTGCTCGGCAAGGATGCGCCCTATGTGCCCGGCTGGGACTGCCACGGCCTGCCGATCGAATGGAAGATCGAGGAGGAGTATCGCAAGAAGAAGCTGAACAAGGACGAGGTGCCCGCGTCCGAGTTCCGCGCCCAATGTCGCGCCTATGCCGACAAATGGGTGGACGTGCAGAAGGAGCAGTTCAAGCGTCTGGGCGTGATGGGCGATTGGGCCGATCCGTACCTGACGATGAAGTTCGATGCCGAGGCGACGATCGTCGGCGAACTGCTGAAATTCGCGGAAAGCGGCCAGCTCTATCGCGGCGCCAAGCCCGTCATGTGGTCCCCGGTCGAAAAGACCGCGCTGGCCGAGGCTGAGGTCGAATATGAGGACGTGACGTCGACCCAGATCGACGTGGCGTTCGAGATTGTGGAGGCGCCGAATGCGCCCAAACTGGTCGGCGCCCATGCGGTGATCTGGACGACGACGCCGTGGACGATCCCGGTGAACCAGGCTTTGGCTTATGGGCCGGAGGTTGAATATGTGGTCGTGGAAAGCGATGGTCGCAAATTGCTGCTGGCGGAGGCGCTGGTCGCATCGGTCCTTTCCCGTCATTCCCGCGAAGGCGGGAACCCATCTCCTAACCTAGCACCGGCCGCAGCGTCGGAGGTGGATCCCCGCCTTCGCGGGGATGACGATGTTGTTTGGCGCGGCAAAGGCTCCGACCTAGCCGGCGCCGTAGCCCGCCATCCGATGCACGCGCTCGGCGGCTTCTTCGCCAAACCGCGCCCCTTCCTCGCGGGCGATTTCGTCACCACCGATGCGGGCACCGGCCTCGTCCATATGGCGCCCGACCATGGTGAGGACGATTTCGCGCTGTGCAAGGCGAACGGCATCAACCCGGTCTTCGCGGTCGAGGGCGACGGCAAATATCGCGCCGACTGGGCATGGCTCGGCGGGCAGGGGTCGGTCATCAACCCGAAGTTCGTGAGCAAGGACGGGCCGATCTGTACCGATCTGCGCGCCGCAGGCGGCCTGCTCGCGGCGTCGGACGACTTCAGGCACAGCTATCCGCACAGCTGGCGGTCCAAGGCGAAGATCATCTTCCGCTGCACCCCGCAATGGTTCATCCCGATGGACAAGCCGCAGGAAGGCGCGGTGGTCGATGTGGATGGCGGCGTGATGCCGACGCCGATCGTCACCGGCAACGGCCCGACCCTGCGCGAAGTGGCGATCGATGCGATCGAGCATACCCGCTGGGTGCCGGAGCGCTCGACCAACCGCATCCGCGCCATGGTGGAGGGCCGCCCCGACTGGGTCATCAGCCGCCAGCGCGCCTGGGGCGTGCCGATCGCTCTCTATGTCCATCGCAAGAGCGGCGACTATCTGGTTGATCCGGCGGTCAATACCCGCATCATTGAGGCGTTCAAGGGTGCGGGCGCGGACGCCTGGTTCGGCGCAGACCATCAGGCGCTGCTCGGCCCCGATTACGACCTCAATGACTATGAGGTGGTGAACGACATTCTCGACGTCTGGTTCGATTCAGGCTCGACCCACAGCTTCGTGGTCGAGGGTCGCTATGGTGAAGGCACGCGCGCCGACCTCTATATCGAAGGGTCGGACCAGCATCGCGGCTGGTTCCAGTCCTCGCTGCTCGAAAGCTGCGGCACGCGCGGTCAGGCGCCGTTCAAGGCGGTGCTGACCCACGGCTTCGCGCTCGACGGGACGGGCAAGAAAATGTCCAAGTCGCTGGGCAATGTGGTCGATCCGCTCAAGATCATGGGCGAAAGCGGCGCCGACATCCTGCGCGTCTGGGTCGCCAGCACCGATTATTTCGATGACGTGCGCATCGGCAAGGAGGTGCTGGCCGGTTCGTCCGACGCCTATCGCAAATTGCGCAATACATTCCGCTACATGCTGGGCGCGCTTTCCGACTATGATGAAGAGACGGAAGCGGTCAGCTATGTCGAGATGCCGGAGCTGGAGCGCTATATGCTCCATCGCCTCGCGACCCTCGACGCGGAACTGCGCTCGGTCGTGGACAAGGCGGCGAAGAGCGACAACTGGCTGGAGTTCAGCCGCTATACCCGCGCGATCTTCGACTTCGCCAACAGCGACCTATCGGCCTTCTTCTTCGACATCCGCAAGGATTGCCTCTATTGCGATGCGAAGTCGGACCCCAAGCGCCGCGCCTATCGCACGCTGCTTGATACGTTGTTCCACGCGCTGGTCCGCTATGTCGCGCCGATCATCCCCTTCACGGCCGAGGAAATCTGGCAAAGCCGTTTCCCAAGTAACGAGGATAGCGTCCATTTCCTGGAATGGCCGGAGGTCGACCATCACTGGATCAACAAGCATCTCGACGACAAATGGGCCGAACTGCGCGACCAGCGTGAGCAGGTCAACGAGGCGATCGAACCGCTCCGCCGCGAAAAGGTGATCCGCTCCAGCCTGGAGGCCGATGTGACCATGGGCGAAATGCTGCCCAGCGACGGTGTGAACTTCGCGGAAATCGCCATCGTCGCCCGCATCGAAATGGGCGTGGGCGACGGCATCGTGGTGAAACCCAGCGAGTGGCACAAATGCGGCCGCTGCTGGCGCCTGTTGCCCGAAGTCACCGAGGACGGCACGCTCTGCAACCGCTGCGACGAGGTGCTGAAGGCTTGA
- a CDS encoding bifunctional riboflavin kinase/FAD synthetase, translating into MERLTSDAPMPAHLRGSIMALGNFDGFHAGHQAVVGRAIARARAEGRPAIVATFDPHPMRLFKPDTPSFRLTTLDQRQALFARAGADAMLVFAFTPQLAALDPAAYVRLLAEGMGVAAVVTGEDFTFGKGRSGTIDSFAALGMAAEAVAPVADGEGVISSSRIRDALQRGDCATATRLLTRPFTIQGVVQHGDKLGRTIGFPTANIDMGPYLRAAYGIYAVRGLLPANSSGERRVLDGAANLGIRPSFDPPKELLEPHFFDFAESLYGQVIEVQLIHYLRPEAKFDGLDPLIAQIAKDCTQARQILAGTPRLA; encoded by the coding sequence ATGGAGCGGCTGACAAGCGATGCCCCGATGCCCGCGCATCTGCGCGGGAGCATCATGGCGCTGGGCAATTTCGACGGCTTTCATGCGGGCCATCAGGCGGTGGTGGGCCGCGCCATCGCGCGCGCGCGCGCCGAAGGGCGGCCGGCGATCGTCGCCACTTTCGACCCGCATCCGATGCGCCTGTTCAAGCCCGACACGCCCAGTTTCCGCCTGACCACGCTGGACCAGCGGCAGGCGTTGTTCGCGCGCGCCGGGGCGGACGCGATGCTGGTCTTCGCCTTCACGCCGCAGCTCGCCGCGCTGGACCCCGCCGCCTATGTCCGCCTGCTGGCGGAAGGGATGGGCGTCGCCGCCGTCGTCACGGGGGAGGATTTCACCTTCGGCAAGGGGCGCAGCGGCACCATCGACAGTTTTGCCGCGCTGGGCATGGCGGCCGAAGCGGTCGCGCCGGTTGCAGATGGGGAGGGCGTCATTTCCTCCAGCCGTATTCGCGATGCGTTGCAACGGGGCGATTGCGCCACCGCGACCCGCCTGCTGACCCGGCCCTTCACCATCCAGGGCGTCGTCCAGCATGGCGACAAGCTGGGCCGCACCATCGGTTTCCCCACCGCCAATATCGACATGGGGCCGTATCTGCGCGCGGCCTATGGCATTTATGCGGTGCGCGGGCTGCTGCCCGCCAATTCTTCCGGAGAACGGCGCGTGCTGGACGGTGCGGCGAACCTGGGCATCCGCCCCAGCTTCGATCCGCCCAAGGAATTGCTGGAGCCGCATTTCTTCGATTTCGCCGAAAGCCTCTATGGCCAGGTGATAGAGGTGCAACTGATCCACTATCTGCGGCCGGAGGCGAAGTTTGACGGCCTGGACCCGCTGATCGCGCAGATCGCGAAGGACTGCACGCAAGCGCGGCAAATCCTTGCGGGAACGCCACGGCTCGCGTAG
- a CDS encoding dihydrofolate reductase — MNRAEITLVLARADNGVIGKDGDLPWRLPADLRHFKAITAGHPMVMGRKTFDSLPGLLPGRRHIVLTRDRAWTAEGAEVAHDVESAIALADAPAVMVIGGAEIYRLFLPLADRIELTEVHLEAEGDAAIAYPDATVWRETAREDHPALDGRPAYSFVTFCRV; from the coding sequence ATGAACCGCGCAGAAATCACCCTGGTCCTCGCCCGCGCCGATAATGGCGTGATCGGCAAGGATGGCGACCTGCCGTGGCGGCTGCCGGCGGATCTCAGGCATTTCAAGGCCATCACGGCTGGTCATCCGATGGTGATGGGGCGCAAGACGTTCGACAGCCTGCCCGGCCTGCTGCCCGGCCGTCGCCATATCGTGCTGACGCGCGACAGGGCGTGGACAGCGGAGGGGGCGGAGGTTGCCCATGATGTGGAGAGCGCGATCGCGCTGGCGGATGCGCCTGCCGTGATGGTGATTGGCGGAGCGGAGATTTATCGCCTGTTCCTGCCCCTGGCGGACCGGATCGAACTGACCGAAGTGCATCTGGAGGCGGAGGGCGACGCCGCCATTGCCTATCCCGATGCGACGGTGTGGCGGGAAACGGCGCGGGAGGATCATCCTGCGCTGGACGGGCGGCCCGCCTATAGTTTCGTGACCTTTTGCCGCGTGTAA